From Endozoicomonas sp. 8E, the proteins below share one genomic window:
- a CDS encoding adenylyltransferase/cytidyltransferase family protein, translated as MTARKIGILGSAFNPPTLGHLDVLEQARQAFDLILLVPNAAHAFSKSMLPFHHRVAMCQQLVNSVQLPQCQIEVSDIELKMLADNPEKPVYTFDLLELLEQKYPGDQLGFIRGPDNADPRIWKRFYRSEDIEQRWQVFTARERQNIRSTQVRELLVSGSSDDNNKEAVAALLLPSVHDYILQHHLYQ; from the coding sequence ATGACCGCCAGAAAAATAGGAATTTTGGGTTCTGCTTTTAACCCGCCAACATTGGGGCATCTGGATGTATTGGAACAGGCCCGACAAGCATTTGACCTGATATTGCTGGTGCCCAATGCTGCCCACGCTTTTTCCAAGTCGATGTTACCGTTTCATCATCGGGTGGCCATGTGCCAGCAACTGGTGAACTCGGTACAACTGCCTCAATGCCAGATAGAAGTCTCAGACATTGAGCTGAAAATGCTGGCAGATAATCCCGAAAAGCCGGTGTATACCTTTGATTTGCTGGAACTCCTGGAGCAGAAATACCCCGGGGACCAGCTGGGTTTTATCAGAGGGCCCGATAATGCCGACCCCCGGATCTGGAAACGCTTCTATCGGTCTGAAGACATTGAACAACGCTGGCAGGTCTTTACTGCCCGGGAACGTCAGAATATTCGGAGCACTCAGGTAAGAGAGCTGTTAGTTTCAGGGAGTTCTGACGATAACAACAAGGAAGCCGTGGCTGCTTTGCTGTTGCCTTCGGTTCATGATTACATTCTTCAGCATCATTTATATCAATAA
- a CDS encoding endonuclease/exonuclease/phosphatase family protein, translating to MPIRALKGALSSRLKRDRAPGSVHCSELVYNPRSQKPGHIRLLSFNIQVGINTQQYRHYLTRSWQHLLPHSRRARTLDQIAAALPDFDLVALQEADGGSLRSGFINQTEYLALKCQFPYWYHQLNRNLGKLAQHSNGLLSRFKPTILEDHKLPGLIPGRGAIVAQFGDPGDPLVVAMMHLALSQRARNTQLSYIRDLVRTYNHVILMGDMNTHAEQLLNNSPLKDTDLQAVHSELNTFPSWRPSRSLDHILVSPSLIVHQVGVLNLPISDHLPIAVEVEVPKSVILETTL from the coding sequence ATGCCGATTAGAGCTTTGAAGGGGGCCTTGTCTTCTCGCTTGAAGAGGGACAGAGCTCCGGGATCCGTTCACTGCAGTGAGCTGGTCTATAACCCCCGATCACAAAAGCCCGGACACATTCGTCTACTGAGTTTTAATATCCAGGTAGGCATCAACACCCAGCAATATCGTCACTATCTGACTCGCAGCTGGCAACATCTGTTGCCTCATTCAAGACGCGCAAGAACACTGGATCAGATTGCTGCCGCCCTCCCTGATTTTGATCTGGTAGCTCTTCAGGAAGCCGATGGTGGCAGCCTCAGAAGTGGCTTTATCAATCAAACCGAATACCTCGCCCTGAAATGTCAGTTTCCCTATTGGTATCACCAGTTGAATCGGAATCTCGGAAAACTGGCACAGCACAGTAACGGACTGCTGAGCCGATTCAAGCCCACCATTCTTGAGGATCATAAACTGCCCGGATTGATCCCCGGACGGGGAGCTATCGTTGCCCAGTTTGGTGACCCCGGGGATCCTTTAGTTGTGGCGATGATGCATCTGGCTCTCAGCCAGAGGGCCAGAAATACTCAGCTTTCCTATATCAGGGATCTGGTCAGAACTTACAATCATGTGATCCTGATGGGCGATATGAATACCCACGCTGAACAACTGCTAAACAACTCACCCCTGAAAGATACTGACTTGCAGGCTGTTCACTCTGAGCTGAACACTTTTCCCAGCTGGCGTCCCAGTCGTTCACTGGATCATATTCTGGTCAGTCCCTCCTTGATAGTGCATCAGGTCGGTGTACTGAATCTGCCCATTTCAGATCATCTGCCCATCGCAGTAGAAGTGGAAGTGCCAAAGAGTGTCATTTTGGAAACAACATTATGA
- the znuA gene encoding zinc ABC transporter substrate-binding protein ZnuA: MFWLAGLLLPLTLSAWGKEPPKVLTSIKPLQLIAASITEGVTSADVLLPAGASPHSYSLKPSDARKLYEADFVFWVGPDMEVFLDKTLSGSIKATSVPLMQESELKLLKINEGEEAVHDNHAEENHDDHDGENHDDHDGESHDDHDGEDHDDHAGESHHHHGEYDVHIWLSPDNAIAIAKTLSEKLSDLDPAHKKQYTDNYNAFKKAVQAADKRNISKLTDYHNQPMFVFHDAYGYLEKHYELNIVDHFTANPEQQPGAKHLTQLQEKLKKAGNSCVFREPQFQPAYIDRIIEGTNANVAVLDPLATDVAVGPEGYIEFMDSLTNNIISCLKR, from the coding sequence ATGTTCTGGCTGGCAGGCCTTTTACTCCCTCTGACCTTGTCGGCCTGGGGCAAAGAACCCCCCAAAGTACTGACTTCTATTAAGCCTTTACAGCTGATTGCTGCTTCCATCACCGAAGGTGTTACTTCTGCTGACGTGCTGCTACCTGCTGGTGCTTCTCCCCACAGTTACAGCCTGAAGCCTTCAGACGCCAGAAAGCTTTATGAAGCCGATTTTGTTTTCTGGGTCGGACCCGATATGGAAGTCTTCCTGGATAAAACCCTGTCAGGTTCAATAAAAGCGACCTCCGTGCCTTTAATGCAGGAAAGTGAGTTAAAGCTTCTGAAAATTAATGAAGGCGAAGAAGCAGTCCATGATAATCATGCTGAAGAAAACCATGATGATCATGACGGAGAAAACCACGATGATCATGACGGAGAAAGCCACGATGATCATGACGGAGAAGATCATGATGATCATGCCGGAGAAAGCCATCATCATCATGGCGAGTACGACGTTCACATCTGGCTAAGCCCGGATAACGCCATAGCGATAGCCAAAACCCTGTCAGAGAAGCTGAGCGATCTGGACCCTGCGCATAAAAAGCAATACACAGATAATTACAACGCATTCAAAAAAGCGGTACAGGCAGCAGACAAGCGCAACATCAGCAAACTGACTGACTACCATAATCAGCCCATGTTCGTTTTTCATGATGCTTATGGTTACCTGGAGAAGCATTACGAGCTGAATATTGTCGATCATTTCACTGCTAACCCAGAACAGCAACCGGGTGCGAAACATCTGACTCAACTGCAAGAGAAGCTTAAAAAAGCCGGTAATAGCTGCGTTTTCCGTGAACCACAGTTCCAGCCTGCTTATATTGACAGGATCATTGAAGGCACCAACGCCAATGTTGCTGTGCTCGATCCTCTGGCCACAGATGTCGCTGTCGGCCCTGAGGGTTATATTGAGTTCATGGACAGTTTGACCAATAACATCATCAGCTGCCTGAAGCGTTAA
- the def gene encoding peptide deformylase, with protein sequence MRLNQDPDVLLMGHPLLFQEQPQVAVGEMSSDDFQHNLEILKQKQLSTLGVGLAAPQIGWPARVLSVGISELNRFRYPQAPDIPFAFWINPQITDFSENTCWTWEGCLSVPGMRAWIERPESITVVGYNERGERQERNLSGFTARIMQHELDHLNGKLFPTRVEDKSLIIPNQSIEHQEEWAEGWPTENAHKTTRGQISNER encoded by the coding sequence ATGAGACTGAATCAAGATCCAGATGTATTACTTATGGGCCACCCTCTGCTGTTTCAGGAACAGCCCCAGGTCGCCGTCGGAGAAATGTCCTCAGATGACTTTCAGCACAACCTTGAGATTCTCAAGCAAAAGCAATTAAGTACCCTTGGAGTGGGTCTTGCCGCTCCCCAGATAGGTTGGCCCGCCCGTGTTCTCAGTGTTGGTATTTCAGAACTCAACCGGTTCAGATATCCACAGGCACCGGACATCCCTTTTGCATTCTGGATCAATCCGCAAATCACCGATTTCAGTGAAAATACCTGCTGGACTTGGGAAGGCTGCCTTTCAGTTCCGGGCATGAGAGCATGGATTGAGCGTCCTGAAAGCATCACAGTGGTTGGATATAACGAACGGGGAGAGCGGCAGGAAAGAAACCTGTCAGGCTTTACCGCCCGGATAATGCAACATGAACTGGATCACCTTAACGGGAAGCTTTTCCCTACGAGAGTGGAAGATAAAAGTCTGATAATTCCCAATCAGTCAATTGAGCATCAGGAAGAATGGGCAGAAGGCTGGCCAACAGAGAATGCTCACAAGACAACCCGCGGCCAGATTTCTAATGAGCGCTAA
- the uvrD gene encoding DNA helicase II codes for MDVTPIIDSLNDAQRQAVTSPPGSLLVLAGAGSGKTRVLVHRIAWLIQAEGMSPYSIMAVTFTNKAAAEMRSRIEELLGIPPRGMWVGTFHGLAHRLLRTHFKDAGLPENFQILDSDDQLRVIKRLMKAMNLDEQKWPPRQAQWYINSKKDEGLRPDYIDPGYDPFERTMLDVYRAYHDYCHQTGVVDFGELLLRSHELWLKRPDILQHYQERFRYLLVDEFQDTNAIQYAWLRILTGEQDKMMIVGDDDQSIYGWRGARIENIRQFSKDFPKAETIRLEQNYRSTSNILRAANAVIANNPDRLGKELWTSGNEGEPIQLYAGFNEMDEARFITDRIREASEQGMARSGIAILYRSNAQSRILEEAMLRASIPYRIYGGQRFFERAEIKNALAYLRLVSSPDDDTSLERVVNIPTRGIGEKTVEKLRETARSQGLSLWGAVKSVVASSAIGGKAGRSLGEFVDLIESLSASGDELNLGELADHVISVSGLIDHHQKEKGEKGRARVENLEELVTACSEFDIEDFDQDEETEPMSPLAAFLAHAALEAGENQADPFTDSVQMMTLHSAKGLEFPLVFLAGLEEGLFPHKMSLEEGNLEEERRLCYVGITRAMEKLYLTYAENRRLYGNDTMNRPSRFIREIPGELLQEVRLGGSITRPVSVQTSDHELALGQRVHHDVFGEGVVLNYEGEGGQARVQVNFDSEGSKWLMMAYANLSPL; via the coding sequence ATGGACGTAACCCCTATCATTGACTCCCTGAACGATGCCCAGCGACAGGCGGTCACAAGCCCTCCGGGTTCACTGCTGGTTCTGGCAGGTGCTGGCAGTGGTAAAACCCGGGTACTGGTGCATCGTATTGCCTGGCTGATTCAGGCTGAAGGCATGTCGCCCTACTCCATTATGGCAGTGACCTTTACCAACAAGGCAGCGGCAGAGATGCGAAGCCGTATCGAAGAACTGCTCGGGATTCCACCCCGTGGCATGTGGGTTGGAACTTTCCATGGGCTGGCTCACCGGTTGTTGAGGACTCACTTTAAGGATGCAGGCTTGCCTGAGAACTTTCAGATTCTCGACAGCGATGATCAGCTCAGGGTGATAAAACGGCTAATGAAGGCCATGAATCTGGATGAACAGAAGTGGCCTCCCCGGCAGGCCCAGTGGTACATCAACAGCAAGAAAGATGAAGGGCTCAGACCTGACTATATCGATCCGGGCTATGATCCTTTTGAAAGAACCATGCTGGATGTTTACCGGGCTTACCATGACTATTGTCACCAGACAGGTGTTGTTGATTTTGGTGAGCTGCTGCTTCGTTCACATGAACTCTGGCTGAAAAGACCGGATATTCTTCAGCACTATCAAGAGCGATTTCGTTACCTGCTGGTGGATGAATTTCAGGATACTAATGCCATTCAGTATGCCTGGTTAAGGATCTTGACCGGTGAGCAGGATAAAATGATGATCGTCGGTGATGACGATCAGTCGATCTATGGCTGGCGTGGTGCCCGTATTGAAAACATACGACAATTCTCAAAAGACTTTCCGAAAGCCGAAACTATTCGTCTTGAGCAAAATTACCGCTCTACCAGTAACATCCTGCGCGCAGCCAATGCAGTGATTGCCAATAACCCGGACAGGCTGGGTAAAGAGCTCTGGACCAGCGGTAATGAGGGAGAGCCCATCCAGCTTTATGCCGGTTTTAACGAAATGGATGAAGCCCGATTTATCACCGATCGCATTCGTGAGGCGTCTGAACAGGGTATGGCTCGCAGTGGTATAGCGATACTTTATCGTTCCAATGCCCAGTCCCGCATTCTCGAAGAAGCCATGCTCAGGGCTTCTATTCCCTATCGAATTTATGGTGGTCAGCGGTTCTTTGAACGGGCGGAAATCAAGAATGCTCTGGCCTATCTGAGACTGGTCAGCTCCCCTGATGACGACACCTCCCTGGAGAGGGTCGTCAATATCCCTACTCGTGGCATCGGTGAAAAAACCGTTGAAAAGCTCCGTGAAACAGCCCGTTCACAAGGCTTGAGTTTATGGGGTGCTGTCAAGAGTGTTGTTGCCAGCAGCGCCATTGGTGGCAAAGCCGGTCGTTCTCTGGGTGAATTTGTTGATTTGATAGAAAGCCTCAGTGCTTCAGGTGATGAGCTGAATCTGGGGGAGTTGGCCGACCATGTAATATCCGTCTCTGGTCTGATCGATCATCATCAGAAAGAGAAAGGGGAAAAAGGTCGTGCCAGGGTAGAAAACCTCGAGGAACTGGTCACCGCTTGTAGCGAGTTTGATATTGAAGACTTCGATCAGGATGAAGAGACAGAGCCCATGTCTCCACTGGCTGCATTTCTGGCTCATGCGGCTCTGGAAGCCGGGGAAAATCAGGCTGACCCGTTTACAGACAGCGTTCAGATGATGACCCTTCATTCAGCTAAGGGTCTGGAGTTTCCGCTGGTTTTTCTTGCCGGTCTGGAAGAAGGTCTGTTCCCTCATAAGATGTCTCTGGAAGAAGGCAATCTGGAAGAAGAAAGACGACTCTGTTATGTCGGTATTACCCGGGCTATGGAAAAGCTCTATCTTACCTATGCAGAGAATCGCAGACTCTATGGGAATGACACCATGAATCGCCCTTCCCGTTTTATTCGGGAAATTCCCGGCGAGCTGCTGCAGGAAGTGCGTCTGGGTGGATCAATCACGCGTCCGGTTTCTGTTCAAACATCTGACCATGAATTGGCTTTAGGCCAGCGTGTTCATCACGATGTCTTTGGTGAAGGAGTGGTCCTGAATTATGAGGGTGAAGGCGGCCAAGCCCGGGTTCAGGTCAACTTTGATTCGGAAGGCTCAAAATGGTTGATGATGGCTTACGCTAACCTGAGTCCGTTGTAG
- a CDS encoding NUDIX domain-containing protein, with protein MKLSGLGVEDAHVESEERVWSGFLKLCRYKVRHALFQGGWSKTLVREAVLRVPSVGVLLYDPVLEKVVLVEQFRIGPLMSDDDPWLLEIVAGISEPGESLESVAIREVKEEADCEVKHLLPVSNFYVSPGATNERFMLYCGIVDASSAGGVYGLAEEGEDIRVHVLAVEEAWQMVEDGRISNAPAIVALQWLRLNHGELKDYVQ; from the coding sequence ATGAAATTATCTGGTCTGGGAGTCGAAGACGCTCATGTTGAAAGTGAAGAGCGAGTCTGGTCTGGATTTCTGAAGCTATGCCGATATAAAGTCAGGCATGCCCTTTTTCAGGGGGGGTGGAGTAAGACTCTGGTTCGGGAAGCGGTTTTGCGAGTACCTTCTGTGGGTGTACTTCTCTATGACCCTGTTCTGGAAAAAGTCGTACTGGTCGAACAGTTTCGCATAGGCCCTCTGATGAGCGATGATGACCCCTGGTTGCTGGAAATTGTTGCGGGTATATCCGAGCCGGGTGAATCTCTGGAATCGGTTGCCATTCGTGAAGTGAAAGAAGAAGCCGATTGTGAAGTGAAGCATCTTTTGCCGGTATCCAATTTTTACGTCAGCCCCGGCGCAACCAATGAACGTTTCATGCTCTATTGTGGCATTGTTGATGCCTCATCGGCAGGTGGGGTTTACGGGCTGGCAGAAGAAGGTGAAGATATCAGAGTGCATGTGTTGGCAGTAGAAGAAGCCTGGCAGATGGTTGAAGATGGTCGTATTTCCAACGCTCCGGCTATCGTTGCCCTGCAATGGTTAAGGTTGAACCATGGAGAACTTAAAGATTATGTTCAATGA